The genomic region GTGCCGGAGGTGTGGCAGCGATGGCGGCGCTCGCTGGTGGCTGCGCGATGGAGCTCCGGGCCGTGTGTCGGCCCATGGAGGTAGGCGGTACTGTGGCTCTCATGGCGCGGGGCGGATGCGGCGGGCGGTGACGTTGTACGTGCGGCGACCGCGGAGGCCGCCGAGGCGCTGCGTGGTGGCGCAGCGGCGGCGGCATGAAGGCCGTGGCGGTGCAGGGCAATAAGACGCGGCGGCAAGCCGGGCGCGACCGGTGCGTTTTATAGGTGCGCACTGGACGCGTCGGGCGCGTCAGGACCGCGGGAGTGGACCGCGTCGAGGCGCTGGACCTGGTTGCTCAGGAGCGACATGCCCCTGCGGCAATCAACAAAGTCTACCGATCTGTTTTTCATGTTTATTTTTCGCCAAGTGTTCCACCGACGACGCCGAAGAGAATCGATCGCTAGCTCGAAGGTCATGTACAAGGAGCATGCGGCTAGATGTGCATGTGCTAGGCACTGTTCATCAATCAAGGTGATTGCTAGCTAGCTTGGTAGCTTTGCACGTACGAGTGCTGCTGCTCTATGGGGAATTGATCTCGCGATCGAAAGCCAACAATTGGTATTTAGAGCCTCAACGATCTACAATTTACGATGATGGACAGCGACAAGGAATCGGTCAAGTCCGGCAACGGCGGTTCCAAGGCAAACATGAACGGCGACAAGGTGAATAAGAGCGGCAAGTCAGCAACCAGTGATGGAGGAACGGGCGGCGCCAACGTACAGGTGCATCGCAACATCCCCATCCAGTACCCGATGCTCACCGATGCCAACTACGGCGTGTGGGCAGTGAAGATGAAGATCATTCTCCGAACCCTTCGAGTGTGGGATGCCATTACG from Triticum dicoccoides isolate Atlit2015 ecotype Zavitan unplaced genomic scaffold, WEW_v2.0 scaffold6558, whole genome shotgun sequence harbors:
- the LOC119347376 gene encoding uncharacterized protein LOC119347376, with amino-acid sequence MRLDVHVLGTVHQSSDKESVKSGNGGSKANMNGDKVNKSGKSATSDGGTGGANVQVHRNIPIQYPMLTDANYGVWAVKMKIILRTLRVWDAITDDDVDEECDEGAMAAIAQSAPDSVLMTLAEFETAREAWNALKEMRIE